From Echinicola soli, a single genomic window includes:
- a CDS encoding FKBP-type peptidyl-prolyl cis-trans isomerase: MKKLMIGLMAAIVGIAAFSCEPNNPYDFGPQYDYAGNLKTDSIKIAAYLDTAQIDSLYRIHDPSGTIIIVQEEGDASRPNYGNIIYRNFVEKDMAGTVYRTNIESVAIDNDLYEEDDTYGPSPFKLQQLNPLNPNPSVDPIPGIHFGFKHLRSGAKAVLVIPSPLAYRDQEKGQIPENTILVFDVEFVGMD; encoded by the coding sequence ATGAAAAAGTTAATGATAGGCCTGATGGCTGCGATAGTGGGGATAGCTGCCTTTTCATGTGAGCCGAACAATCCATATGATTTCGGCCCACAGTATGACTATGCGGGTAATTTGAAAACGGACAGCATCAAGATCGCCGCCTACTTGGATACGGCTCAGATCGACAGCCTTTACCGGATCCATGATCCCAGTGGCACCATCATTATCGTCCAAGAGGAAGGTGATGCTTCCAGGCCTAATTATGGTAATATCATTTATAGGAACTTTGTCGAAAAGGATATGGCTGGAACAGTATACAGGACGAATATTGAGTCGGTAGCTATCGATAATGACCTGTATGAAGAGGATGATACCTACGGACCTTCACCTTTTAAACTTCAGCAACTAAACCCTCTCAATCCAAACCCATCTGTAGATCCTATTCCAGGAATTCACTTTGGCTTTAAGCATTTAAGAAGTGGAGCAAAGGCTGTTTTGGTTATTCCTTCGCCTTTGGCATACAGAGATCAAGAAAAAGGGCAAATTCCTGAGAATACTATTTTGGTCTTTGATGTGGAATTTGTAGGGATGGATTAA
- a CDS encoding FKBP-type peptidyl-prolyl cis-trans isomerase, with the protein MKLLHHILLTALLAGLFVSCIKDQETQLEIYQKDLKKIEDYLATTDYQYIKKEQDASTGIVMLWDSLSYSGVKANGADTLKVNYVGRLLDETVFDTNIEAVARENGMYNSDRNYAPLEVYNQKYLPGFLIALSKMEKGDRARVLIPSLYAYGNREYQGRIPANAVLIFDLDLRDVIKNEEETTTEE; encoded by the coding sequence ATGAAATTACTACATCATATTTTACTGACAGCCCTCCTTGCAGGGCTGTTTGTTTCCTGTATCAAGGATCAGGAGACCCAACTGGAAATCTATCAAAAGGATCTCAAGAAGATCGAAGATTATCTGGCCACCACAGATTACCAATACATCAAAAAAGAACAGGATGCCAGCACAGGAATCGTCATGCTATGGGACTCATTGTCATATTCCGGAGTAAAGGCAAATGGTGCGGACACCTTGAAGGTAAATTATGTGGGTAGATTGCTTGATGAAACGGTATTCGACACCAATATTGAGGCAGTGGCAAGGGAAAATGGCATGTATAACTCCGATAGAAATTATGCTCCATTGGAAGTATATAATCAGAAATATTTACCAGGGTTTTTGATTGCCCTTTCCAAGATGGAAAAAGGAGACCGTGCCAGGGTTCTCATTCCTTCTTTATACGCTTATGGAAACAGGGAATACCAAGGAAGGATACCTGCCAATGCTGTGCTGATCTTTGATCTTGACCTGAGGGACGTCATCAAAAATGAAGAAGAAACAACGACCGAAGAATGA
- a CDS encoding FKBP-type peptidyl-prolyl cis-trans isomerase yields MKNIKSLMLSAGMVATCLGVISCQKTKTTEDGTEYTYIEEGSEKPENGQFVIYEFTAKNSKDSTFISSIENGAPAYMMHNDSVKRYDTTKVRPGIDEILSGLRKGDSIQFSAAAKDIFGEMNTPPFLTAEEKVTLNIGVTDILDESEMQDFMTKVQEKQQAKMEKEAEVQLAEDMKKIQDYMAENNINATKTESGLFYIIEEEGDGEVVEEGNTAVVNYTGYVLDGGTIFDTSLEEVAKENDIFNEGRSYEPFEVMVGKGRVIPGWDEGLQLLKGGSKAKFLIPSTLAYGPRQAGEVIKPNSILVFDVEVVDVQK; encoded by the coding sequence ATGAAAAACATTAAAAGTTTGATGTTGTCAGCCGGTATGGTGGCAACATGCCTGGGAGTCATTTCTTGTCAAAAGACCAAAACTACCGAGGACGGCACGGAATACACGTACATCGAAGAAGGTAGCGAAAAGCCGGAGAACGGCCAGTTTGTCATCTATGAATTTACTGCCAAAAACAGCAAGGACTCCACCTTTATCTCCAGCATCGAGAATGGCGCTCCTGCGTACATGATGCACAATGACTCCGTCAAACGCTACGATACCACCAAGGTAAGACCGGGTATTGACGAGATTTTATCCGGGCTTCGCAAAGGAGACAGCATCCAGTTCAGCGCTGCTGCCAAGGACATCTTTGGCGAGATGAACACTCCTCCATTCCTGACTGCCGAGGAGAAAGTGACCCTTAACATTGGTGTTACGGATATCTTGGATGAATCAGAAATGCAAGACTTCATGACAAAGGTGCAGGAAAAGCAGCAGGCCAAAATGGAAAAAGAAGCTGAAGTACAGCTAGCAGAAGACATGAAGAAAATCCAGGATTATATGGCAGAGAATAACATCAACGCCACCAAAACGGAATCCGGATTATTTTACATTATCGAAGAAGAAGGTGATGGTGAAGTCGTGGAAGAAGGCAATACCGCAGTGGTAAACTACACCGGTTATGTACTGGATGGCGGAACTATCTTTGACACCAGCCTGGAAGAAGTAGCCAAGGAAAATGATATTTTCAATGAAGGCAGGTCTTACGAGCCATTCGAAGTGATGGTGGGCAAAGGCCGTGTGATCCCAGGATGGGACGAAGGACTTCAACTGCTAAAAGGCGGAAGCAAAGCCAAGTTCCTGATCCCTTCTACCCTGGCTTACGGGCCTAGACAAGCGGGTGAGGTAATCAAGCCAAACTCTATCTTGGTATTTGACGTAGAAGTAGTGGACGTGCAGAAATAA
- a CDS encoding DHH family phosphoesterase: protein MLDLESFKKLLSSPKKIVITTHHKPDADALGSSLGMSNYLKKKGHDVTVITPSDYPSFLYWMKGNDDVVNFEKEDCQKEAIELINAADIIICLDFSCLSRINELGALVKKANATKVNIDHHQDPEDFADFQYWSTDAAATCELIYDLIVKMDEKDLIDSDIADCLYSGIMTDTGGFKHPNTTKHVHMVTAELIGLGADNSKISRLIYDTNSVNRLKFIGFALTRRLVIHTDLHTAYFWISKRDLKKYDSQTGDTEGLVNYALSLDGIKIAAMFTERKDGVKISFRSIENVAVNKFAAKYFDGGGHRNAAGGKSMDSLKDTIERFEKLIKENQERLLNQLELVNETGKV, encoded by the coding sequence ATGCTAGATTTAGAGTCATTTAAAAAACTACTGTCTTCACCAAAGAAAATCGTCATCACCACACACCACAAGCCCGATGCCGATGCTTTGGGATCTTCCTTGGGAATGTCAAATTACCTGAAGAAGAAGGGACATGACGTAACGGTGATCACCCCATCAGATTATCCTTCATTCCTATACTGGATGAAAGGCAATGATGATGTGGTGAACTTTGAGAAAGAAGACTGCCAGAAAGAAGCCATTGAGCTGATCAATGCTGCCGATATCATTATATGCCTGGACTTTTCCTGCCTCAGCAGGATAAACGAACTTGGCGCGCTTGTCAAAAAAGCCAATGCCACCAAGGTAAACATCGACCACCACCAAGATCCTGAGGATTTTGCCGACTTCCAGTACTGGAGCACAGATGCTGCGGCTACCTGTGAGCTGATATACGACCTGATCGTGAAGATGGACGAAAAAGACCTGATCGATAGTGACATAGCAGATTGCCTCTATTCCGGCATCATGACGGATACAGGAGGCTTCAAACACCCAAACACCACAAAGCATGTCCACATGGTCACGGCGGAGCTGATCGGTTTGGGAGCGGACAATTCCAAAATCTCCCGACTGATATACGACACCAATTCGGTCAACCGGCTAAAATTTATCGGGTTTGCGCTAACCAGGCGACTGGTCATCCATACCGATCTGCACACGGCCTATTTTTGGATCAGTAAGCGAGACCTGAAAAAATATGATTCACAGACTGGAGACACAGAAGGGCTCGTGAATTATGCTCTTTCCTTGGACGGCATCAAAATCGCTGCTATGTTTACCGAGCGAAAAGACGGGGTGAAAATATCCTTCCGCTCGATCGAAAACGTGGCGGTGAATAAATTTGCCGCCAAATATTTTGACGGTGGAGGGCATAGAAATGCCGCCGGTGGCAAGTCCATGGATTCCTTAAAAGATACGATCGAAAGATTCGAAAAATTAATTAAAGAAAATCAAGAACGATTATTAAATCAACTAGAATTAGTCAATGAAACCGGCAAGGTTTAA
- a CDS encoding nucleoside-diphosphate kinase, producing the protein MASNRTFTMIKPDAFAEGNSGAILKMIEEAGFKIVAIKATQLSAELAGKFYAVHKERPFYNDLCNYMSSGPIIAAILEKDNAVADFRTLIGATNPAEAAEGTIRKLFAKSIEANAVHGSDSDENAQIEGSFFFSQLEHVK; encoded by the coding sequence ATGGCAAGTAACAGAACTTTCACCATGATCAAGCCAGATGCATTTGCTGAAGGCAACTCAGGTGCTATCCTAAAAATGATCGAAGAGGCCGGATTTAAAATTGTAGCGATCAAGGCTACGCAGCTGTCTGCTGAACTGGCAGGTAAATTTTATGCTGTGCACAAAGAGCGTCCCTTTTACAATGACCTGTGCAATTATATGTCTTCAGGTCCGATCATCGCTGCCATTCTCGAAAAAGACAATGCCGTGGCGGACTTCCGAACGCTGATCGGAGCTACTAATCCTGCTGAAGCAGCTGAAGGCACCATCCGTAAACTGTTTGCCAAGTCCATCGAAGCGAATGCAGTACACGGATCTGATTCAGACGAAAATGCTCAAATCGAAGGAAGTTTCTTCTTCAGCCAGCTAGAGCACGTAAAATAA
- a CDS encoding M48 family metallopeptidase, which yields MRKIEIKLSPEFRTQTIKSIVAIGLFAFTYFLLLTLTIGLTVLCVYLGLSLVANYANLVTFLLGTGLASLGFLVLIFLLKFMFTSHKVDRSHLIEVKEKDEPMLFEMIGEIVREVETSFPKKVYLSADVNAAVFYDSNFWSMFLPIKKNLQIGMGLVNTVTKNELKAILAHEFGHFSQHTMKVGSYVHHVNQVIYNLLYENDSYEKIVHKWASITGYFTIFVGITLKLVNAIQWVLRKLYELVNKQYMALSREMEFHADEIAANVVGAEPLKSSLLRASVAEHSLDSVLNFYEGRVKKNHKSANIYENQSFVLRFLATYNDIPLVNELPEVALNELNKFNKSKLVIKDQWASHPSTEERIAKLDQYKVTQRSNDPAKGNSIFKDAESIEKLMTEHTFKDVVYEGAVEVITENDFSEAFREELLSNSFSKIYNGYYDHKNPLPFEMNSVLNSSVRKAHLNELFNLDKVDMVYSAIYLQNDIETLKQIAEKTVKVKTFDYDGKKYTRRESRKLIKRLEQELEEINAGIKINDEQVYWFFRYLAEESGEAERLEKCYRDFFEFDKAFDSKYELYSQLMAKLDFVSVTTPFDQIHSNFERIKPLEEHLKNELQGFLEDPAFRQEVTIEMQEAFEKYLSKPWKYFGNETYFDANLEVLFTAMNFYAVLLSRSYFVMKRNLLEYQADLIKKVSESETGQ from the coding sequence ATGAGGAAGATCGAAATCAAATTATCGCCTGAGTTCAGAACTCAGACGATAAAATCAATTGTTGCAATTGGGCTTTTTGCCTTCACCTATTTTCTGTTACTGACTTTAACTATTGGCTTAACCGTGCTATGTGTTTATTTGGGACTCTCCCTTGTGGCCAATTATGCGAACCTTGTCACGTTTCTGTTAGGGACAGGCTTGGCCAGTCTAGGTTTTTTGGTGCTTATTTTCTTACTGAAATTCATGTTTACATCCCATAAAGTTGACCGCTCTCATCTGATAGAGGTGAAAGAAAAAGATGAACCGATGCTTTTTGAAATGATCGGTGAAATCGTAAGAGAAGTGGAGACATCCTTTCCAAAAAAAGTCTACCTGTCTGCTGACGTAAATGCGGCGGTTTTCTATGATTCGAACTTTTGGAGTATGTTTTTACCCATCAAGAAAAACCTGCAAATTGGAATGGGGCTGGTAAACACGGTAACGAAAAATGAGCTTAAAGCGATATTAGCTCATGAATTCGGTCACTTTTCGCAGCATACCATGAAGGTCGGAAGCTATGTTCACCATGTTAACCAAGTAATTTATAATCTGTTGTATGAAAATGATTCGTACGAGAAAATTGTCCACAAATGGGCGAGCATAACCGGTTACTTTACCATTTTTGTAGGTATAACACTGAAATTGGTAAACGCAATCCAGTGGGTCTTGAGAAAGCTTTATGAGCTGGTGAACAAACAGTATATGGCATTATCCAGAGAGATGGAGTTTCATGCTGATGAGATCGCCGCCAATGTGGTCGGGGCGGAGCCATTAAAGTCTTCACTACTGCGGGCTTCAGTGGCAGAGCATTCGCTTGATAGTGTATTGAATTTTTATGAAGGTAGGGTCAAGAAAAACCATAAGAGTGCCAACATTTATGAAAATCAATCCTTTGTACTCAGATTTTTGGCCACGTACAATGACATTCCTTTAGTGAATGAGTTGCCAGAAGTCGCTTTGAATGAATTGAACAAGTTCAATAAATCGAAGTTGGTCATCAAAGACCAATGGGCTTCTCACCCGAGCACAGAAGAGAGAATTGCAAAATTAGATCAATACAAGGTCACCCAAAGGTCAAATGATCCGGCCAAAGGCAATAGTATTTTTAAGGATGCTGAAAGTATTGAGAAACTGATGACAGAACACACATTTAAGGATGTCGTTTACGAGGGAGCGGTGGAAGTTATTACAGAAAATGATTTCAGTGAAGCATTTCGTGAAGAGCTTTTAAGCAACTCCTTCTCTAAAATTTATAATGGCTATTACGACCACAAGAATCCTCTTCCATTTGAAATGAATTCCGTACTAAACAGTTCCGTCCGGAAAGCTCATCTAAATGAATTGTTTAATCTGGACAAAGTGGACATGGTATATTCGGCCATTTACCTGCAGAATGATATTGAAACACTCAAACAGATCGCAGAAAAAACGGTCAAGGTGAAGACATTTGACTATGATGGGAAAAAATACACGAGAAGGGAAAGCAGGAAATTGATCAAACGACTTGAGCAGGAACTAGAGGAAATAAATGCGGGAATCAAAATAAACGACGAACAGGTTTACTGGTTTTTCCGGTATTTGGCCGAGGAATCAGGAGAAGCGGAACGTTTAGAAAAATGTTATCGGGATTTTTTTGAGTTTGACAAAGCATTTGACTCCAAATATGAATTATACTCACAATTAATGGCTAAACTGGACTTCGTCAGTGTAACTACACCCTTTGACCAGATCCATTCCAATTTTGAAAGGATCAAACCATTGGAAGAGCATCTTAAAAATGAACTGCAGGGTTTTCTGGAAGATCCTGCTTTTCGGCAGGAAGTAACCATAGAGATGCAAGAGGCCTTTGAGAAATACCTCAGTAAGCCATGGAAATATTTTGGGAATGAAACTTACTTCGATGCAAACCTTGAGGTACTATTTACCGCTATGAACTTTTATGCTGTTCTTCTCTCAAGAAGTTACTTTGTGATGAAGAGAAACCTATTGGAATATCAAGCAGATTTGATAAAGAAGGTCTCTGAAAGTGAAACCGGACAATAA
- a CDS encoding lysylphosphatidylglycerol synthase transmembrane domain-containing protein, translating to MKLDNKEIFKTLNPNKVWIPVLLGIGIVFVMFYSDPSITRENLRSVFDASWPPILLAVLVIFMRDAGYVFRIREITDKRLTWTRAIYVIILWEFASAVTPSIVGGTAVAVFILHKEGIKLGKAIAFVMVTAILDNLFFVIGAPIVLYFAQGSIFPESHVLELRLGKSLTYIFWVSYSLYALYSLIMAAALFYRPRVFKWVLLKLFSIRWIRKWKHHASEYGNQIIESSKELQGKKAKYWITIAVATVFIWSSRYLMLNALMTAYVDLSFTEHILVFARQIIMWVVMMISPTPGSSGTAEFFFAQFFYEFLSNYTFVTSILWRMFSYYPYLLLGAIFLPRWIRQVFFKKKEKE from the coding sequence ATGAAGTTAGACAATAAAGAGATCTTCAAGACACTTAACCCTAACAAGGTATGGATACCTGTGCTCTTAGGGATAGGGATTGTCTTTGTGATGTTCTACTCTGACCCCTCCATCACACGCGAAAACCTCCGCAGTGTTTTCGATGCTTCCTGGCCACCTATTTTGCTGGCTGTTTTGGTGATCTTTATGCGCGATGCAGGATATGTCTTTCGGATAAGGGAGATCACTGACAAGCGGCTTACATGGACGAGGGCCATTTATGTGATCATTCTCTGGGAATTCGCCTCAGCCGTGACGCCTTCCATCGTAGGGGGGACAGCCGTAGCGGTATTTATTCTCCACAAGGAGGGCATCAAGCTGGGAAAAGCAATCGCCTTTGTGATGGTGACCGCTATTCTGGACAATCTGTTTTTTGTGATTGGAGCTCCCATCGTGTTGTATTTTGCACAAGGAAGCATCTTTCCCGAAAGCCATGTACTGGAGCTTAGGCTAGGCAAGAGTTTAACCTATATCTTTTGGGTGAGCTACTCCCTCTATGCGCTGTATTCCCTGATTATGGCCGCAGCATTATTTTACCGCCCGAGGGTCTTTAAGTGGGTGCTGCTGAAGCTTTTCAGTATTCGCTGGATCCGCAAGTGGAAACACCATGCCAGTGAATACGGCAATCAGATCATCGAATCGAGTAAGGAGCTACAAGGCAAAAAGGCAAAGTATTGGATTACCATTGCCGTAGCCACTGTTTTTATCTGGTCATCCCGTTACCTGATGCTCAATGCCCTGATGACAGCTTATGTGGATCTGAGCTTTACAGAACATATTCTGGTCTTTGCCAGACAGATCATCATGTGGGTCGTGATGATGATTTCCCCTACTCCTGGCAGCAGCGGCACAGCAGAGTTTTTCTTTGCCCAGTTTTTCTATGAGTTCCTGTCAAACTACACCTTCGTGACCAGTATCCTGTGGAGGATGTTTTCCTACTATCCTTACCTGCTATTAGGTGCTATTTTCCTGCCAAGGTGGATCCGTCAGGTGTTTTTTAAGAAAAAAGAAAAAGAGTAG
- a CDS encoding segregation and condensation protein A: protein MSFEIKLPLFEGPFDLLLFFIERDELDIYDIPISKITHDFLDYLKHLEQMEIEVASEFILVAATLMKIKSKLLIPRPELDENGEEIDPREELIKHLLEYKKYKSVISELTEMEAARMTREKRGNIASELKELSKADDVESEIQDLDLYKILKVFQRVMARYAARTDETKHTVVQYPYTIDQQKNFVLDKISFKKRMPFTEFIEYKPDKIFVIYTFLAILELLQLSLVTIKLGEGFNNFWVEKLEEIPAV from the coding sequence GTGAGTTTCGAGATCAAATTACCGCTATTTGAGGGGCCTTTCGATTTGCTTCTGTTCTTTATCGAGCGGGATGAGCTGGATATTTACGATATTCCTATTTCCAAAATCACCCATGATTTCCTGGATTACCTCAAACACCTGGAACAAATGGAGATCGAAGTGGCCAGTGAATTTATCCTCGTTGCTGCCACGCTAATGAAGATCAAATCAAAACTACTGATCCCCAGGCCTGAACTGGATGAGAATGGTGAAGAGATCGACCCCAGAGAGGAGCTCATCAAGCACCTGCTGGAATACAAGAAGTATAAATCCGTCATCAGTGAGCTCACAGAGATGGAAGCTGCCCGCATGACCAGGGAGAAAAGGGGCAATATCGCCTCAGAACTTAAAGAACTCAGTAAGGCCGATGATGTGGAAAGCGAAATCCAGGACTTGGATCTGTACAAAATTCTCAAGGTCTTTCAGCGCGTCATGGCCCGATATGCAGCCAGGACTGATGAAACCAAACACACAGTGGTGCAATACCCCTACACTATTGACCAACAAAAAAATTTCGTCCTGGACAAGATCAGTTTTAAAAAGCGAATGCCTTTCACGGAGTTTATTGAGTATAAGCCTGACAAGATCTTTGTGATCTATACATTTTTGGCCATTTTGGAACTCCTTCAACTTTCGTTGGTGACCATCAAGCTGGGAGAAGGCTTCAATAATTTTTGGGTAGAGAAATTAGAGGAAATCCCAGCAGTATAA
- the dxs gene encoding 1-deoxy-D-xylulose-5-phosphate synthase, with amino-acid sequence MLIEPGKLLAQINSPADLKQFRKDQLVQICEELRQYIIDSVSVYGGHFGASLGVVELTVALHYVLNTPSDQLVWDVGHQAYGHKILTGRRDKFYTNRLYKGISGFPKRKESEYDAFGVGHSSTSISAALGMAMASKYKGDGLKQHVAVIGDGSMTGGMAFEAMNHAGVSDTNMIIVLNDNCMSIDPNVGALRDYLTDITTSQTYNRFKDDLWRILGKFSKFGSSAQEVISKVEGAVKSALLHQSNLFESLNLRYFGPVDGHDVNHLVEVMNDLKKIPGPKILHCLTVKGKGYDLAEKDQTKWHAPGKFDKITGEIAKKVYDTPQPPKYQDVFGHTLVELAEENDKILGITPAMPSGSSMNIMMKAMPDRAFDVGIAEQHAVTFSAGLATQGMKPFCNIYSTFMQRAYDQVVHDVCLQNLPVVFCLDRAGFAGADGPTHHGAYDLAYFRCIPNLVVAAPMNEEELRNMMYSASVYDGPYSIRYPRGQGVMPDWRKPMREIAAGQGRIVREGDDVAILTLGHIGNYAVDSCDMLAKEGLNPAHYDMRFVKPLDDELLHEVFGKFKKVITLEDGCLMGGFGSAVLEWMMDHDYQAQVKRLGIPDAVIEHGTQLELHRECGMDPDGIAAAVRTLAAPVSAKH; translated from the coding sequence ATGCTAATAGAACCAGGAAAATTACTTGCCCAAATCAACTCTCCTGCTGACCTGAAGCAGTTTAGAAAAGACCAGCTCGTTCAGATTTGTGAAGAGTTACGTCAATATATCATTGACAGTGTCTCTGTGTATGGAGGCCATTTTGGAGCGAGCCTGGGCGTAGTGGAATTGACTGTGGCATTGCACTATGTGCTCAACACCCCTTCGGACCAGCTTGTCTGGGATGTCGGCCACCAAGCATACGGCCACAAAATCCTCACCGGAAGAAGGGATAAATTCTATACCAATAGGCTTTACAAAGGGATTTCGGGGTTTCCCAAAAGAAAGGAAAGCGAATACGATGCTTTTGGAGTAGGACATTCCAGTACGTCGATTTCTGCTGCCTTGGGAATGGCTATGGCGTCTAAATACAAAGGCGATGGACTTAAGCAGCACGTGGCCGTCATTGGTGATGGCTCCATGACGGGCGGAATGGCGTTTGAGGCCATGAACCACGCGGGTGTTTCGGATACCAATATGATCATTGTCCTAAATGACAATTGCATGTCCATTGACCCTAATGTGGGAGCGCTCAGGGATTACCTGACAGACATCACCACTTCCCAGACTTATAACAGGTTCAAGGATGACCTTTGGAGGATTTTGGGTAAATTCAGCAAATTCGGATCCAGTGCCCAAGAGGTGATTTCCAAAGTGGAGGGAGCCGTAAAATCGGCCCTTTTGCACCAGAGTAATTTGTTCGAATCGCTTAACCTACGCTATTTTGGCCCAGTGGATGGCCATGATGTCAACCATCTGGTGGAAGTGATGAATGATCTCAAAAAAATTCCTGGCCCCAAGATTTTACATTGCCTGACAGTGAAGGGCAAGGGCTATGACCTGGCCGAAAAAGACCAAACAAAATGGCATGCACCCGGTAAATTTGATAAGATTACCGGTGAGATAGCTAAGAAAGTATACGATACCCCGCAGCCCCCGAAATACCAAGATGTGTTTGGGCATACATTGGTGGAGCTGGCGGAGGAAAATGATAAAATCCTGGGCATTACGCCTGCCATGCCTTCCGGATCATCCATGAATATCATGATGAAAGCCATGCCGGACAGGGCTTTTGATGTAGGTATCGCCGAGCAGCATGCCGTGACTTTTTCTGCGGGACTGGCCACGCAGGGCATGAAGCCTTTTTGTAATATTTACAGCACCTTTATGCAGCGTGCCTATGACCAAGTGGTGCATGATGTCTGTTTGCAGAATTTGCCAGTAGTATTTTGTCTGGACAGGGCAGGATTTGCCGGTGCTGATGGCCCCACGCACCATGGTGCCTATGATCTGGCCTATTTCAGATGTATCCCCAATTTGGTGGTGGCAGCGCCAATGAACGAAGAGGAGCTCCGAAACATGATGTACTCTGCATCTGTTTATGATGGGCCGTATTCCATTCGTTATCCCCGTGGCCAAGGAGTCATGCCTGACTGGAGGAAGCCTATGCGTGAGATTGCCGCTGGGCAAGGGCGCATTGTCCGGGAAGGGGATGATGTGGCGATTTTGACCTTGGGGCATATTGGAAATTATGCAGTAGATTCCTGCGATATGCTCGCCAAAGAAGGATTGAACCCCGCTCATTATGACATGCGGTTTGTAAAACCACTGGATGATGAGCTGCTGCATGAAGTTTTTGGAAAATTCAAGAAAGTCATCACCTTGGAAGACGGTTGTCTCATGGGAGGTTTTGGAAGTGCTGTCCTGGAATGGATGATGGATCATGATTACCAAGCGCAAGTCAAGCGACTGGGGATTCCAGATGCGGTTATCGAGCACGGTACCCAGCTGGAACTGCACAGGGAATGCGGAATGGATCCTGACGGTATTGCCGCAGCAGTAAGGACACTCGCAGCGCCTGTTTCGGCCAAACACTGA
- a CDS encoding alpha/beta fold hydrolase produces MTATIEYTDQGHGKAVIFIHGFCETKEMWGKFIEAFSGEYRVLCPDLPGFGESRWFEETISMEQAADMLRDWIKDLGLEKPVVIGHSLGGYVALAMAALMGDELGGLGLFHSTAFADDEEKIGVRNRTLTFVKKHGVRVFVDSFVPPLFTEAHRASMDDTIQEVVQLARKTTYEGLVSFTKAMRDRKDRMDILRGFSAKKLMIAGVLDGAVKIDSSRKHQVYVDYYHELPNAGHMGMFEEEKETLKMVREFLEIG; encoded by the coding sequence ATGACTGCTACGATTGAATACACCGACCAAGGGCACGGCAAGGCCGTCATTTTTATACATGGTTTCTGTGAGACCAAGGAAATGTGGGGGAAATTCATCGAGGCCTTTTCCGGTGAATACCGGGTGCTCTGCCCTGACCTGCCTGGTTTTGGCGAATCCCGCTGGTTTGAAGAAACCATTTCCATGGAGCAAGCAGCCGATATGTTAAGGGACTGGATCAAGGATCTTGGGTTGGAAAAACCAGTCGTCATTGGACATTCGCTTGGCGGTTATGTGGCCTTGGCCATGGCGGCGTTGATGGGAGATGAGCTCGGAGGATTGGGGCTTTTTCATTCTACCGCTTTTGCAGATGATGAGGAAAAAATCGGTGTCAGAAACCGCACACTTACCTTTGTAAAGAAACATGGTGTAAGGGTATTTGTGGACTCCTTTGTTCCTCCGCTGTTTACCGAAGCGCACCGTGCATCCATGGATGATACCATTCAGGAAGTGGTTCAACTGGCGCGCAAAACCACTTATGAGGGGTTGGTGTCCTTTACTAAGGCCATGCGGGACCGAAAAGACCGAATGGATATACTCCGTGGTTTTAGTGCAAAAAAGTTGATGATTGCGGGTGTGCTTGACGGTGCTGTCAAAATAGATTCCAGCAGAAAACATCAGGTTTATGTGGATTATTACCACGAACTCCCAAACGCAGGTCACATGGGGATGTTTGAGGAAGAAAAAGAAACCCTAAAAATGGTAAGGGAGTTTTTGGAGATTGGATAA
- a CDS encoding ArsR/SmtB family transcription factor, with product MGLAKTDIFSAEQNGIAAYAKVFGHPARVAILQHLFNMNACVCGDLVLEIGLAQPTISQHLKELKQLGLIKGNVEGTSVCYCIDKENWLKMKETMMAFLDQDVASLDCC from the coding sequence ATGGGACTAGCTAAAACAGATATCTTTTCAGCAGAGCAAAATGGCATCGCTGCTTATGCCAAGGTATTCGGGCATCCAGCCAGGGTCGCCATTTTGCAGCACCTATTTAATATGAATGCCTGCGTATGTGGTGACCTGGTCTTGGAGATCGGATTGGCGCAGCCTACCATTTCCCAGCACCTAAAGGAACTCAAGCAACTTGGCTTGATCAAGGGAAACGTGGAAGGCACGAGTGTTTGCTATTGCATCGACAAGGAAAACTGGCTTAAAATGAAGGAAACCATGATGGCGTTTTTGGATCAGGATGTCGCTAGTTTGGATTGTTGTTAA